The following proteins are co-located in the Bacteroidales bacterium genome:
- the fucP gene encoding L-fucose:H+ symporter permease, translated as MTSTSSKPIVPKDLILPFILLTTCFALWGFANDLTNPMVKAFSKILQVSNFQGALVQFAFYGGYFVMAFPAALFIKRFNYKSGILVGLILYAIGGLLFIPASQMLLFWPFLLAYFILTCGLSFLETTSNPYILSMGPEETATRRLNFAQAFNPVGSLMGMFVAQQVVLARINPASAGDRAKMTAEQLQQVTASDLGIIRTPYIAIAGVILIIFILIAVTNMPKKQDQDHSLRVKSTLQRLFSNRKYYEGVIAQFFYVGAQIMCWTFIIHYGTMELGMTEAEAQGYNIVAMIIFASSRFITTYLMKYFRSGQLLMIFAIGGMALVLGTIFIQGMVGLYCLVGVSACMSLMFPTIYGIALRGLGADAKFGAAGLIMAIVGGSIMPPLQGAIIDLGTIFSYPAVRVSFVLPLISFIVITIYGRRTEKIHLRNV; from the coding sequence TGCCAATGATCTGACCAACCCGATGGTCAAGGCCTTTTCAAAGATCTTGCAGGTAAGCAATTTTCAGGGCGCCCTGGTTCAGTTTGCCTTCTATGGCGGCTATTTCGTTATGGCCTTTCCGGCAGCCCTTTTCATTAAACGTTTCAATTACAAGTCGGGCATACTCGTAGGCCTTATTTTATATGCAATAGGCGGGCTGTTATTCATTCCGGCCAGTCAGATGCTGCTGTTCTGGCCATTTCTGCTTGCCTATTTCATTTTAACCTGCGGGCTTTCTTTCCTGGAAACCACCTCCAACCCCTACATCTTATCCATGGGACCTGAAGAGACCGCCACCCGGAGGCTGAATTTCGCCCAGGCTTTTAACCCGGTAGGTTCTTTGATGGGTATGTTTGTAGCCCAGCAGGTTGTTCTGGCCAGGATCAACCCGGCCTCGGCAGGGGATCGGGCTAAAATGACCGCAGAGCAACTGCAACAGGTTACCGCCTCAGACCTGGGGATCATCCGGACACCTTATATAGCCATTGCCGGTGTCATACTTATCATATTCATACTCATTGCCGTGACCAATATGCCCAAAAAACAGGATCAGGATCATTCCCTGCGGGTAAAATCCACTTTACAGCGGCTTTTCAGCAACAGGAAATACTATGAAGGCGTCATTGCACAGTTTTTCTATGTCGGGGCACAAATCATGTGCTGGACGTTCATCATCCATTACGGTACCATGGAGCTGGGCATGACAGAAGCCGAGGCCCAGGGTTACAATATCGTAGCCATGATCATTTTTGCCAGCAGCCGGTTTATCACCACCTATCTAATGAAATACTTCCGGTCCGGTCAACTGCTGATGATCTTTGCCATCGGCGGCATGGCTCTCGTTCTGGGAACCATTTTCATCCAAGGTATGGTTGGTCTGTATTGCCTGGTGGGTGTATCTGCCTGCATGTCGCTGATGTTCCCAACCATTTACGGCATAGCGCTGAGAGGTCTCGGGGCCGATGCCAAATTCGGTGCTGCCGGTCTGATCATGGCCATAGTCGGTGGCTCGATCATGCCACCCCTGCAGGGTGCCATCATTGACCTGGGAACCATTTTCTCCTATCCTGCTGTCAGGGTATCCTTTGTACTGCCGCTGATCAGCTTTATCGTGATCACCATCTACGGACGACGTACGGAAAAAATTCATTTAAGGAACGTATAA